One Oryzias latipes chromosome 21, ASM223467v1 genomic window, TGGAGGGCTTTAGAGCAAcagatgattgttttttttctttgttttttcactgtcagattgtttatttatataaacaTTTGGTTTGATTCATAATTGCTGCATTTAAAGACGCCTGAATGAATGTCGTCATGTAAAACTCTTTATAAGATGAGGGTAGATCTGCAAATAGGAGCAAAAatgtaagttgttttttttaaagattattatTAGGAACATCCCATTGCCTTGTCTGGATTACagataattaaaattaaaggtATTTTTATCCTGAGCCATTGGGTTTGCAAGTGTAGCGGGTCATGTCAAGGGTTTGGGTCTGGATAAAACTTGTTTCTGAAGCTGTACTTGAATgtgcaatagaaaaaaaaccatttggGTGGGCTAAAAATATCTTAATGATAACTTGGTAAAAAAGATcaattgattcattttttaaccCACTTATACATAAACTGATCCAAACACGGGAAATAAACCAATTTCAAAAAGTATTTAACATGTTccaatttattattttctcatatttttcagcaaaaaatgactaaaaactgcaggaaaaaaactcaGGTTCTCATTCTTATGggtttttttcctctccagtAGAAAATCcttattaaaaacttttttctagTGGAAAAAATACCgctttttttctcccccaaaatctgcctttttatgtttaccttaaaaatgtgtttaaaaattgCAAGACTCCTTcttatttctccttttttttgaagattttgtattttatttaattagaaAGTGCTTTTTGAGAAGATTGCAGCCAGAATCTTTGgtcttcattttttgtttgtcgTTTTTCTTCTAGAGGCAAGTCTTTTTGATCAATGGGAAGATGGCACAGCGCTGCAAAAGGTAACAGACACTTTGTTCCCATAGCCCACGTCTATCCACACTAATATCCCTCCAGAACTGTCGGGTTCTGTCTTTACAGTCTCCATTCTGTAACGATGAACGCGCTGTTTCTCCAACATCAGCTCCATTTCTCGACAAACTCAGTGGTTAACTAACACTTTCTGCAGcttaaagtgctttttttgtgtatcCACAGCCTGATTTCAAGCCCAATATTAGTGTTACGCAATAAAATAAACCAGCAGTGACAGGAGGTCTGCAAAACATTGATTTTCATTATGACCAGTTTatgttttcctctaaaaagaATTTAGATTGTGTTATTCTCTATTATGAAGCCATAAATAAATGGGTTTTCTGCAGGTGCGAGGCATCCGGAGTGATGATCTGAGTAATGTGTTGTGGAGGGACCAAAATGAGGTGAGCCAAGATGATCTGTATATCACTTATGCACTAACATGGACAGACCATAATCACCTAGACAACATAAACATTCATCCGGAGCGTTCGAGTAAAGTTTAATTGCGTGTATATTTAACTGTTGTCGGGCTGCAGGAACGGAACAAGGAGAAAAAGAGGGGCAAGGAAAGCAAAATAGGTTATGGCACTTTAGtgaggttttttatttatttaggtgaCTTATTTTTGCGTTTTTGCTGTTTGTCACATTATAGTTTTAAATGCACAAGAGAGGGGATAAGAGTAAATATATAGGCTTGGTTGCATTTCTTTTCCAGAGTTCACCTGAACAGTTCTGTCTGATCCTCTGTGGTTCTGGAAGTCCCAGACatctgaaaatatgaaaaagatgCATTTACACGTCTGGATTAGACAACTTCTAAAAGTAGTGAGAGTTGGGCAGTTCTACGTTGAAATACTTTAGTTGGCAGTTTATCACAACCCAGCAGGAAAGACTATAACTCATTTGGACGTTTTTTTACCCCTAAAGAGTATCAAGAGGTTTTGCTTTAATTTGGCGAGTTGTGGCTGCAGTTGCTTCCAAACATGGAGGTTTGAAGGTAGTGCTGAATGGAAAAAAGCTCGAACGTCCTGTGAGGAGAAGTTACTGGATGTGCTTGGAAGGAGATTCTGATGGATTGAGTGGCTCTAACCTGGTTAACCCTGAGGAAGAAAGGCAATCTGTTCACTTTTTCAAGActtgaaatgtttctttaaaaaaaaaaaagtaattttattgcAGATGTTCCAGTGATTTTGGGATGGTGTCCCTGTCAAGGCAGCTGTCTACCCTTAAAGCTAGTCTTCCTGGTTGATTCTTTCTCTCCACTGTCACCTCATTCATGCTCACTCTGACCTGAAACAGGCGTGATTTGACACATTTAATTAGTAAATAttgaattttttattaaattactaatgtgtttgttcattttggtgTCTGTTTGAATAAGCGTAATTGAAAAACtatccaaatacatttttaaacttttgagtTCTTATTTAAAGGGTTGAAGACAGACAGAAGACTAAGATCTTTAGATTTGTTTTCCTTCTAAAATGAACTATAATGATTAGATATTGGCCCAATCAAATGATATAATGCCTTATATCTACTAGTGTAACTAACACGAAACTTCCTTTCCACACAGGAGCAAGTCCAGAATATTTTCAAAAGGGTAGGTTGTACCGTTTGCTgcattaatgtgttttttctacatATTTTCCAACAATCTTTGACTTTAACAATGTTCCCTTTTCACAGTTCCTGTTTCATTACTCCAAAGCCCGCAACTCTCTTGGAGCGGTACAACAAGAGGTCAGTAGCAAACGATGAAACGACAGTATTTTTGATCCATCGTGTTAATGAATTGTGTTTAAAAGGCTTAAGCTAACTTgccacattttaagaaaaaccaAAGATGTAACTGATGCTTCCACATTTCACCTGCgtccctcttcttcctcctgcagTCTCACTCCGTTCACCCTCTGATGCGACTCTCACCAAAGCTCTCTcagagaagaaagaagaaggTGGTACTTCTGGTGAGAATGTTCCCAATACTTCAGCATTTACCACATCCAAGTCAGGATGGAAAAACCTGACATTTATGAGTATGTAAACACAATCTCAACACctacaaaaacatgaatattgGAGGTGTTGAGAGTAAATACCTTTAGTTGCAAAACTTCATAAACAGGAAACCTCTAAACTAAAATGCTTTCCAGCTGACTTTGAAAATAAACTATTCAGAATTTAGACTCACCTTTAAATGCTCCAGTTTTACTTTTAGAACttcaatttcttttcttttttcttcaaattcctCCACCCCTTGTATGAAATTTGTGAAATTTCCTCATATTTGACCTTAAttgattaataaaaagaaatatggagAAATTATGAATAGCTTTCACCCTACAGACTTGACACTATTGCTCTTTGCCACCTTTTCAGGTAGAAAAGGGTAATTACGTCTAAGCTTTACACATCACTTAAAAAGCCATCACTGAATGTGTTCACTTGGTGCGCAGACTAATCTTTTTCCActctttttaattaaacagaaGATTCGAGGCCTGCCGGAGGGGATGTtgtaaggaaaagaaaaaaaaaaaaaaaatcgaaagcgagattatttttgaagaaaagcagctggaTGATCAACTGAAGACAAGCCATATGCAGCATCTCCGGCTCCTCCTTCCAGATGGAAACAACTTTTCCTTAATAAATTGTGtgtaaagatggaaaaaaacaaaacagaactgcACTGCCATGACTGCCATGCGTGTTCATGCTTCCTAACGCCACAGTTGTAGCAATGAGGAAGACTCTGGTAGCGCTGCCTTGAAATGAGATTGGCGACAAAACACAAGTTGTAAATAATTTTTCAGCAAGTCCTTTATAATCAGCAGTGATACCAAATAAAGAGCATTTAGGAAAAATATAATTAAGGCAAAGAAAAGGTGAATTCAAtgttaatgtatatttttttgtgacaaaactgtcatgttattaaaaaaaaatgacaatttatGTTTGGTGGCTCTCTCAGCACATGTTTACGACAAAGTGTACTGACAAACACGAGAGGAGAAATTTGGCAACACGGGGACTCTCTCAACAAGTGCCTTAGAGCAGGTTGAtcgccacctacagttagaaATATGAACTCCATGGTGAAGGCCACGCCCTTTCGCCTCTGCTCCAATGCTGCCAAACCCCATGCGGTTCCCTCTGGTTTGTTTCACGACTCTTTCCCGCTTATTCGTCGTCCTCCTCAGAGTCACCGTCCTTCCGTGTAGGAAGCGAGTTCCTGATTGATGACATCAACTTGTCTTCTATTTGTTTCCTCGGGTTCTCCTCCAATTCTGTCTTCACCGCCCCGGATTCAGAAAGCCTCCACTCCAGCTCTGGatgaattacaaaaaaacataataaacatGTGATGGGACATGTCACGGGATAGACTccggtgaccccgaaagggaacaaatggATTACAaagtgaatgaataataaacatgaacaaAGTCTAAACGCATTTTCTGCGTAAAAAGCAAGACAAACAAATGTTCTAGAATTATCCACATTTAAATTGAACATGTCCTAAAATAATGAGAATCATATTTAAGGACActtttttgaaataaaccaaGTTGCCAAACGTTAAAAGGACATTTGGCAAAATCCCAAACTAAGGTTACAAAACCCAAAagtctttaaaactttatttagaaaaactgaCATGACAATTAGCATAATCACCAAAGCGGTGAGTATTATTCACAGATGTTTGACATCCCACTAAaggctcacacacaaacaatatTCTGAGAAATATTTGGAAATAACCATTGATGAGAGCTGTGGCAGTGTTTTAGCTACTGCTTACCTTCCACTTTGAGGTTCATGCCTCCAAACACCAGAGGACCGATGAACTGCGCCTTCATCTCCCCTTCAAAGTAGACGAATATAGTGGGCAGGTTGCGGTCGGGGTAGTTTGGGATGCAAGTGGTGGAGATGGACTTGAGGAACTTTGTCTGGGGAAATTTTCGGGCCAGCATGTTCAGGTGCTGATTGATGAGGGTGCAGAGGGGGATgctgggggagaaaaaaaaagaagaaaaggttgCTTTAATGTtgaacacaattttaaaaaaaaggaaaaaaatgctgtttagaTGCAGAATTTTATTCATAATTGGATAAAAAGATCAACGTCTAATATCACTTTACTGTCAATATAATGATTCCCAAAAACAACAACGATGCAAAATTGAAAAGATGTTTGAGCATTTAGtttctaaaacagttttaacacaTAATGGGTGGTAAAAAAGAgggttattattatttaaagacTTATGTTAGCTGGagctttgaagatttttttccaaatgttgcAGCCATCTGTGAGGTTTAGGTAGAGTTTGGATGCGAAGCAGGAACATCATTGAAGGCTCGCACtaaaatactgtatttttaCGACTACGGGGCGCCTTacttaaaagtcgtaaatttTCTCCGAAATGTATGGAGCGCCCTTTGGTAAAGAGGACGGAGAagaggacagcatgagaacAGTAAGGAGGGcagtgaggacgtgaaagaagaccccccccccccgaatagtacaaaaatgcatgtgcaaAAGGCATGTGCATTAAGCAGAACAGCATCGTTTTGGTAAccctgaaaatgcaaagagataCACTCATATCAGTTTAAACAGCAAGCTGTCACACTTTTACTAAGACTGGGAGGAAGCGCTGGGCGAGTTACACCACaatttgtgaatggattgtagatgCTTGGGCTAACGAGTGTTGAGGGATGAGTGTGGGTGTTTGTGGAGCGCATACAGCGCGGTCAGTCAACGTTTTGGAGTtgagaaaagaaataaagaatgtTCCTCTGAAAGAACTGAGACTGGCAACtgagacggactctgacgatGACAGACGGGaagctggcgtgtttgatagaaatgtagcccagctgttcatttaggatacagaagatgaggactttgatggatttttggatgctgattgaggacggaaaaaatgtaaaaataaatcacaaccaactcagttttgctccagctgcctttttaaaaacacacactagcatggATGTTTTACCAGTATGTTTGAACGTCCTCGCGGCGTGCGATTTGTAggtgttaaatacagaaaaatcacCCAAAACTGAAACTGCACCCCAGTGCGCCCTATGGTCATGAAAATACGATGTCCTACAAAGAACTTTTAAATACAACTTTCAAGCCATCGGATATGGTGAAGGTAATCCTGCTAAACTAGTAGCATAACAGATTATGTCTTTGG contains:
- the LOC101173985 gene encoding neuromedin-S isoform X1, giving the protein MTGVRQVFLLFLFGFLWYRRTTEASLFDQWEDGTALQKVRGIRSDDLSNVLWRDQNEEQVQNIFKRFLFHYSKARNSLGAVQQESHSVHPLMRLSPKLSQRRKKKVVLLVRMFPILQHLPHPSQDGKT
- the LOC101173985 gene encoding neuromedin-U isoform X2, producing the protein MTGVRQVFLLFLFGFLWYRRTTEASLFDQWEDGTALQKVRGIRSDDLSNVLWRDQNEEQVQNIFKRFLFHYSKARNSLGAVQQESHSVHPLMRLSPKLSQRRKKKVVLLKIRGLPEGML